In Aequorivita sp. H23M31, a single window of DNA contains:
- the dnaN gene encoding DNA polymerase III subunit beta, whose amino-acid sequence MKFIVSSSYLLKHLQVLGGILNSSNTLPILDNFLFNLEENSLSVSASDLETTITSKLEVESKESGKVCVPARLLLETLKTFPEQPLTFVVEDNNTIEISSNHGKYALAYANAEEFPNVVELKDPSSTKIQADVLATAINKTIFASGNDDLRPVMSGVFFQFSTENLIFVATDAHKLVKYTREDLSASQTAEFIMPKKPLNLLKNILAGNEEDVTIEYNESNAKFIFDNTEMVCRLIDGKYPNYEAVIPKENPNKLIMERNQLLNSVRRVSIFSSKTTHQIRLKIAGAELNISAEDIDFSNKAEERLTCDYQGDDIQIGFNSRFLTEMLNNLNSDEISLEMSFPNRAGILTPVDGLDEGETVTMLVMPVMLNN is encoded by the coding sequence ATGAAATTTATCGTATCGAGTTCTTATTTATTAAAACACCTTCAAGTTTTGGGAGGTATTCTGAACAGTAGCAATACATTGCCTATTTTGGATAACTTTCTTTTCAATCTAGAGGAAAACAGTCTTAGCGTTTCTGCTTCCGACCTTGAAACGACTATTACCTCAAAGCTGGAAGTTGAAAGTAAAGAAAGCGGGAAGGTTTGCGTACCTGCAAGACTATTGCTGGAAACTTTAAAAACATTTCCGGAACAACCTCTTACATTTGTTGTAGAAGACAATAATACCATTGAAATAAGTTCCAACCACGGTAAGTATGCCCTGGCTTATGCCAATGCTGAAGAATTCCCAAATGTTGTTGAGCTAAAAGATCCATCTTCCACTAAAATACAGGCTGATGTTTTGGCAACCGCAATCAATAAAACAATTTTTGCTTCGGGAAATGATGATTTAAGACCGGTAATGAGCGGTGTGTTCTTCCAATTTTCCACGGAAAATCTGATTTTCGTTGCTACGGACGCGCACAAATTGGTGAAATATACACGGGAAGATCTTAGTGCATCACAGACTGCCGAGTTCATTATGCCCAAGAAACCTTTAAATCTTCTTAAGAATATCCTCGCAGGAAACGAAGAGGATGTTACCATTGAGTATAATGAGAGCAACGCCAAATTCATTTTTGACAATACCGAAATGGTATGTCGTCTGATTGATGGAAAATATCCTAATTACGAAGCCGTTATCCCGAAAGAAAATCCGAATAAACTGATAATGGAGAGAAACCAACTCCTAAACTCAGTTCGCCGTGTATCCATTTTCTCCAGCAAAACTACGCACCAAATCCGCCTTAAAATCGCTGGTGCCGAATTGAACATTTCTGCAGAGGACATCGATTTTAGCAACAAGGCCGAAGAGCGTCTTACTTGTGATTACCAAGGTGATGATATCCAAATCGGTTTTAACAGCCGTTTTCTTACCGAAATGCTGAACAACCTTAACAGTGACGAAATTTCTTTAGAAATGAGCTTTCCAAATCGCGCCGGAATTCTCACTCCAGTAGATGGCCTGGATGAAGGAGAAACAGTGACTATGCTGGTAATGCCGGTGATGCTGAATAACTAA
- a CDS encoding DUF1573 domain-containing protein, which produces MMTKTLSGTHFFRNLFFIASFLFCASLFAQDAVKENKGIFQFESSEIDYGTIPHNADGVRSFKFKNVGNAPIVITNVKGSCGCTVPTKPDHAIMPGETGEIGVKYATNRVGPFAKTVTVTSNASEGTVVLKIKGKVLPDPAATPAKVDSHS; this is translated from the coding sequence ATGATGACAAAAACCTTATCAGGAACCCATTTTTTCCGCAATCTATTTTTTATTGCCAGTTTTCTTTTTTGCGCTTCTTTATTTGCACAAGATGCAGTAAAGGAAAATAAAGGGATTTTTCAATTTGAATCTTCCGAAATAGATTACGGAACCATTCCACATAATGCGGATGGCGTTCGATCTTTCAAATTCAAGAACGTTGGAAATGCTCCCATAGTAATTACAAATGTAAAAGGAAGCTGTGGCTGCACCGTGCCTACCAAACCCGATCACGCCATAATGCCAGGAGAAACTGGAGAAATCGGGGTAAAATATGCTACCAATAGAGTTGGCCCTTTTGCCAAAACAGTTACGGTAACTTCAAACGCAAGTGAGGGGACTGTGGTTCTAAAAATTAAAGGAAAAGTCTTGCCAGATCCCGCAGCAACTCCTGCAAAAGTGGATTCGCATAGCTAG
- a CDS encoding T9SS type A sorting domain-containing protein, translating into MSEPYSIYSMYASKVADGIINPNESINVETLATGMYILKTQKGAVMKFVKE; encoded by the coding sequence ATGTCCGAGCCCTATAGTATTTATTCTATGTACGCTTCGAAAGTCGCGGACGGAATAATCAATCCTAATGAAAGTATAAACGTTGAAACCCTTGCTACAGGAATGTATATACTTAAAACCCAAAAAGGAGCTGTAATGAAATTCGTAAAGGAATAA